In one window of Gossypium arboreum isolate Shixiya-1 chromosome 4, ASM2569848v2, whole genome shotgun sequence DNA:
- the LOC108458214 gene encoding probable protein phosphatase 2C 9, giving the protein MDNLCCFNSIVGGRSSCSSGKGRSHNGAVKYGFALLKGKANHPMEDYHVAKFTQLQGHELGLFAIYDGHLGDSVPAYLQKHLLPNILKDEEFWTDPNRSILKAYEKTDQAILSHSPDLGRGGSTAVTAILIDGRKLWVANVGDSRAVLSKNGQAMQMSIDHEPSTERGSIENRGGFVSNLPGDVARVNGQLAVSRAFGDKNLKLHLRSDPDIQNADINSNTDLLILASDGLWKVMSNQEAVDIAKKTKDPQRAAKKLAAEALNRDSKDDISCIVVRLKG; this is encoded by the exons ATGGATAATCTATGTTGCTTCAACTCT ATTGTTGGAGGACGATCTTCATGTAGTTCCGGGAAGGGCAGAAGCCATAACGGCGCTGTCAAGTATGGATTCGCTTTACTGAAAGGTAAAGCGAATCATCCTATGGAGGATTATCATGTCGCAAAGTTCACGCAACTTCAGGGGCACGAACTCGGACTTTTTGCTATATATGATGGTCATTTGGGGGACAGTGTGCCTGCCTATCTGCAAAAGCATTTGCTCCCCAATATCTTAAAGGAT GAGGAGTTTTGGACCGATCCCAATAGGTCGATTTTGAAAGCTTATGAGAAAACAGACCAAGCGATTCTTTCGCATAGTCCGGACTTAGGACGAGGGGGATCGACTGCTGTCACTGCGATTTTGATAGATGGGCGAAAACTATGGGTAGCCAATGTCGGAGATTCACGTGCCGTTTTATCGAAGAATGGACAAGCAATGCAGATGAGTATCGATCATGAGCCCAGCACAGAGCGAGGAAGCATCGAGAACCGAGGCGGATTTGTCTCGAACTTGCCAG GGGATGTTGCAAGAGTGAACGGCCAACTTGCTGTTTCCCGTGCGTTCGGGGACAAGAACTTAAAATTACACCTCCGATCTGATCCCGACATACAAAATGCCGATATTAACTCGAATACTGACCTTCTCATCCTTGCAAGTGATGGACTATGGAAG GTTATGTCGAACCAAGAAGCAGTCGACATTGCGAAAAAGACCAAGGATCCGCAACGAGCGGCGAAAAAGCTAGCCGCGGAGGCATTGAACAGAGACAGCAAGGACGATATCTCCTGTATCGTAGTTCGTTTGAAGGGGTGA
- the LOC108459476 gene encoding uncharacterized protein LOC108459476, whose product MGMMENSAIFMAPLLLRNTVTSLLVYADKSILVLAEKYKVLEIFRYLVIASFPFFLRLFPSFSQSLKADDDSTQSSGYFVGYGGVGDSGIGRALSQLLWSVNDIPVSSSKYGIVRSLAEQLIEENNKEDIEALREMNRTVLSAAFSRTLCLVEAAMLELGQGWVGHYGAGFGPVCYQLNRLLRAVGVGSGRVGVSRSGNSMEKLAAELLWLAEELAGCGFEEEAVERWASASNLAGLSLSAEPRLQGSLVNVSAFLFKQMKDMDSEATEEGSRQTKMKMLTSWLPLLCRGSNGTDMPVLSLSERAELEKILEDTIAMLQHEEQEQVLSLWLHHFTYCPSSDWPNLHASYARWCTTSRKLFLPPFKM is encoded by the exons ATGGGCATGATGGAGAACTCTGCAATTTTCATGGCACCATTACTCCTTCGCAACACAGTGACTTCTTTACTTGTTTATGCCGATAAATCCATCTTAGTTTTAGCAGAAAAATACAAGGTACTCGAAATCTTTCGTTATCTCGTCATTGCTTCCTTTCCCTTCTTCCTACGCTTGTTCCCTTCTTTTTCACAATCTTTAAAAGCGGACGATGATTCCACCCAAAGCAGCGGCTACTTCGTTGGCTATGGTGGTGTTGGTGACTCGGGGATCGGTCGGGCACTTTCGCAGCTGCTGTGGAGCGTTAATGACATTCCTGTTAGCTCTAGCAAGTATGGGATCGTTCGATCTTTAGCGGAACAGCTTATAGAAGAGAACAATAAGGAAGATATTGAAGCTTTGCGTGAAATGAATCGGACGGTTTTATCGGCGGCTTTTTCGAGGACACTTTGCCTGGTTGAAGCTGCAATGCTTGAATTGGGGCAAGGCTGGGTTGGTCATTATGGTGCTGGGTTTGGACCGGTTTGTTATCAGTTGAATCGGCTTTTACGTGCGGTTGGGGTAGGGAGTGGGAGAGTGGGTGTGAGCCGTTCGGGGAATTCGATGGAGAAGCTGGCGGCTGAGTTGCTTTGGTTGGCGGAGGAATTGGCTGGTTGTGGATTTGAGGAAGAGGCTGTTGAGAGATGGGCATCGGCTTCAAATCTCGCCGGGCTTTCTTTGTCGGCTGAACCGCGTCTTCAAGGTTCCCTGGTAAACGTTTCGG CTTTCTTATTCAAACAAATGAAGGATATGGATTCGGAAGCGACCGAAGAAGGGTCGAGGCAAACGAAGATGAAGATGCTAACTTCATGGCTGCCATTGTTGTGCAGAGGTAGTAACGGCACGGACATGCCGGTACTGAGCCTAAGCGAAAGAGCCGAGCTCGAGAAGATATTGGAAGACACCATCGCCATGCTACAACACGAAGAGCAGGAGCAAGTGCTTTCGCTTTGGCTTCACCATTTCACGTATTGCCCATCTTCCGACTGGCCTAACCTCCATGCTTCGTATGCTCGATGGTGCACCACTTCTCGTAAGCTCTTTCTTCCTCCATTCAAGATGTAA